Proteins from one Ovis aries strain OAR_USU_Benz2616 breed Rambouillet chromosome 12, ARS-UI_Ramb_v3.0, whole genome shotgun sequence genomic window:
- the KIAA2013 gene encoding uncharacterized protein KIAA2013 homolog: MWLQQRLKGLPGLLSSSWARRLLCLLGLLVLLFWFAGSGARRAAGGLQLLPWPHGEPGAAEPSACLEAATHAWRSLRERGEAVPLGPGVPSLVANGFLALDVVANRLWVTLGEREPAVAPDFVPFVQLRPLSALPEAGESVLLLREGLLRRVRCLQLGTSGPGPAAAGPGPASASGLLTGSGRDCVLLQEDFLAHRGRPHVYLQRIQLNNPTDRVAALQTVGPTAGPAPRAFTSTLEKVGDHQFLLYSGRSPPVPTGLVHLVVVAAKKLVDRLQVAPRTQLDETVLWVVHVSGPLNPQVLKSKAAKELKVLQDLARKEMLELLEMPASELLQDHQRLWAQLFSPGVEMKKITDAHTPSGLTVNLTLYYMLSCSPAPLLSPDLSHRERDQMESTLNYEDHCFSGHATMHAENLWPGRLSSVQQILQLWDLWRLTLQKRGCKGLVRAGAPGILQGMVLSFGGLQFTENHLQFQADPDVLHNSYALHGIRYKNDHINLAVLADAEGKPYLHVSVESRGQLVKIYACEAGCLDEPVELTSAPQGHTFSVMVTQPITPLLYISTDLTHLQDLRHTLHLKAILAHDEHMAQQDPGLPFLFWFSVASLITLFHLFLFKLIYNEYCGPGAKPFFRNKEDPSV, from the exons ATGTGGCTGCAGCAGCGGCTTAAGGGGCTGCCGGGACTGCTGTCGAGCAGCTGGGCCCGCCGCCTACTCTGCCTGCTCGGCCTCCTGGTGCTGCTCTTCTGGTTCGCAGGCTCTGGggcgcggcgggcggcgggcggcctGCAGCTGCTGCCCTGGCCCCACGGCGAGCCGGGCGCTGCCGAGCCCTCTGCCTGTCTGGAGGCGGCCACCCACGCCTGGCGCAGCCTGCGGGAGCGGGGCGAGGCTGTGCCCCTGGGCCCTGGAGTGCCGTCTCTGGTGGCCAACGGCTTTCTGGCCCTGGACGTGGTCGCCAACCGGCTGTGGGTGACCCTTGGGGAGCGGGAGCCCGCCGTGGCGCCGGACTTCGTGCCCTTCGTGCAGCTGCGGCCGCTGAGCGCGCTCCCTGAAGCTGGGGAGTCAGTGTTGCTTCTGCGGGAAGGGCTGCTGCGGCGAGTACGTTGCTTGCAGCTGGGGACCTCGGGTCCCGGCCCTGCGGCCGCCGGCCCGGGCCCCGCCTCGGCCTCCGGCCTGCTTACGGGATCCGGCCGAGACTGCGTGCTGCTGCAGGAGGACTTTCTCGCTCACCGGGGCCGACCCCACGTCTATCTGCAGCGCATCCAGCTCAACAACCCCACGGATCGCGTGGCCGCGCTGCAGACTGTGGGGCCCACTGCCGGCCCGGCCCCCAGGGCCTTCACCAGCACCCTGGAGAAGGTCGGAGACCATCAGTTCCTCCTCTACTCTGGCCGGTCCCCGCCTGTTCCCACGGGGCTGGTGCACCTGGTGGTGGTGGCCGCCAAGAAGTTAGTGGACCGTCTCCAGGTGGCTCCCAGGACGCAGCTGGATGAGACTGTGCTGTGGGTGGTGCACGTTTCCGGCCCTCTTAACCCCCAGGTGCTCAAAAGCAAAGCAGCCAAGGAGCTCAAGGTGCTCCAGGACTTGGCCCGGAAGGAAATGCTGGAGCTCTTGGAGATGCCAGCATCTGAGCTGCTCCAGGATCACCAGCGCCTCTGGGCTCAGCTCTTCAGTCCAG GTGTGGAAATGAAGAAGATCACTGATGCCCACACTCCATCTGGCCTGACCGTGAACCTGACGCTGTACTACATGCTGTCCTGCTCCCCAGCCCCGCTGCTCAGCCCCGACCTGAGCCATAGGGAGCGGGACCAGATGGAGTCGACGCTCAACTATGAAGATCACTGCTTCAGTGGCCACGCCACCATGCACGCTGAGAACCTCTGGCCAGGCCGCCTGTCCTCCGTCCAGCAGATCTTGCAGCTCTGGGACCTGTGGAGGCTGACCCTGCAGAAGCGCGGCTGCAAGGGGCTGGTGCGGGCGGGCGCCCCCGGCATCCTTCAGGGCATGGTGCTCAGCTTCGGCGGCCTGCAGTTCACCGAGAACCACCTCCAGTTCCAAGCCGACCCTGATGTGCTGCACAACAGCTACGCCCTCCACGGCATCCGCTATAAGAACGACCACATCAACCTGGCTGTGCTTGCGGACGCTGAGGGCAAGCCGTACCTGCACGTGTCTGTAGAGTCCCGAGGCCAGCTCGTCAAGATCTACGCCTGCGAAGCGGGCTGCCTGGACGAGCCTGTGGAGCTGACCTCGGCGCCCCAGGGCCACACCTTCTCGGTCATGGTGACGCAGCCCATCACGCCGCTGCTCTACATCTCCACCGACCTCACGCACCTCCAAGACCTGCGGCACACGCTGCACCTCAAGGCCATCCTGGCCCACGACGAGCACATGGCCCAGCAGGACCCGGGGCTGCCCTTCCTCTTCTGGTTCAGCGTGGCCTCCCTCATCACCCtcttccaccttttcctcttcAAGCTCATCTACAATGAGTACTGTGGGCCTGGCGCCAAGCCCTTCTTCAGGAATAAG GAAGATCCCAGTGTCTGA